The Quercus robur chromosome 7, dhQueRobu3.1, whole genome shotgun sequence genome has a segment encoding these proteins:
- the LOC126691781 gene encoding uncharacterized protein LOC126691781 gives MSEMRGSNTWHEELASLVDDTGIRYAGDPIGVSSAYVVSGEPRSRAVEPESLKDQVKGFAMAWGEIVVELGRGCKDIVQQSLLSEDSYVGRKLQKPCAKVSNRLKYLNEFLPEDRDPVHSWSVIFFVFVLALAAIGLNTNNDSLVTPVKMVLIHPPSANRILLPDGRHMAYCEQGVPADRARFSLIAPHSFLSSRLAGIPGVKMSLLEEFGVRLVSYDLPGFGESDPHPNRNLNSSAFDMLHLATAVGISGKFWVLGHSSGSMHAWAALRYIPDRIAGAAMLAPMINPYAPGMTKEEIKRIWEKWVPRRRLLYFLAHRFPKFLSYFYRRSFLSGKHDRIDNRLFLSLGKKDEILIEEPKFEEFWHRDVEESIRQGTTKPFIEEAVLQVSDWGFRLADLQVHKKCKRKGVLSWLKSLYSEAECELAGFLGPIHIWQGMDDQAVPPSMTDYIGRILPGAIMHKLPNEGHFSYFFFCDECHRRIFSTLFGVSKGPIDRKVEMDQTPFNGDTEVVSTVAGSTTE, from the exons ATGTCAGAAATGAGAGGATCGAACACGTGGCATGAAGAGCTGGCGAGCTTGGTGGACGACACGGGGATACGGTACGCCGGAGATCCGATCGGGGTTTCATCGGCGTACGTCGTGTCCGGCGAGCCTCGGAGCCGCGCTGTCGAGCCGGAGAGCTTGAAGGATCAGGTGAAGGGGTTCGCTATGGCTTGGGGGGAAATAGTGGTGGAATTGGGAAGAGGGTGTAAGGACATTGTTCAGCAGAGCCTTCTGAGTGAGGATTCCTACGTTGGTCGGAAGCTTCAGAAGCCGTGCGCTAAGGTCTCCAACAGGTTGAAGTACTTGAATGAGTTTTTGCCCGAGGATCGCGACCCGGTTCACTCGTGGTCGGTCATATTCTTCGTTTTTGTTCTTGCACTTGCAG CTATAGGTTTAAATACCAACAATGACAGCTTGGTCACACCAGTAAAGATGGTGCTAATACATCCTCCTAGTGCTAACCGCATACTACTTCCAGATGGTAGACACATGGCTTATTGTGAGCAAGGTGTCCCAGCTGACAGAGCTAGATTTTCCCTAATTGCTCCacattcttttctttcctcacGACTTGCAG GTATACCGGGAGTTAAAATGTCATTGCTTGAAGAGTTTGGTGTTCGCTTGGTCTCATATGATCTTCCTGGTTTTGGGGAGAGTGATCCTCATCCCAACAGAAATCTGAACTCGTCAGCATTCGATATGTTGCACCTAGCTACTGCAGTTGGTATTAGTGGCAAGTTCTGGGTGCTGGGTCACTCAAGTGGATCCATGCATGCTTGGGCTGCTCTCAGATACATTCCAGATAGAATTGCAG GTGCGGCCATGTTGGCCCCAATGATTAACCCATATGCGCCAGGCATGACAAAAGAAGAGATAAAAAGAATTTGGGAAAAGTGGGTGCCAAGAAGAAGATTATTGTATTTCTTAGCTCATAGATTTCCGAAGTTTCTCTCCTATTTCTATCGCCGAAGCTTTCTTTCTGGAAAGCATGATCGAATTGATAATAGATTGTTTCTGTCACTAGGAAAGAAG GATGAAATTTTGATTGAAGAGccaaaatttgaagaattttggCATAGGGATGTGGAGGAGTCAATCCGCCAGGGAACTACAAAACCATTCATAGAGGAAGCTGTGCTACAGGTATCAGATTGGGGTTTTAGATTAGCAGATCTTCAGGTGCACAAGAAGTGTAAGAGAAAAGGTGTTCTTTCTTGGCTCAAGTCCTTGTACAGTGAGGCAGAGTGTGAATTGGCAGGGTTCCTAGGCCCAATACACATATGGCAG GGAATGGATGATCAGGCAGTCCCACCGTCAATGACGGACTATATAGGCCGGATTTTACCAGGGGCCATTATGCATAAGCTCCCAAACGAAGGCCATTtttcctatttctttttctGTGATGAATGTCATAGACGGATATTTTCCACTCTTTTTGGAGTCTCTAAAGGTCCAATTGACAGGAAGGTCGAAATGGATCAAACTCCATTTAATGGAGATACAGAAGTGGTGTCAACCGTAGCTGGTTCTACAACAGAATGA
- the LOC126691782 gene encoding mitochondrial import inner membrane translocase subunit TIM14-1-like, whose protein sequence is MAVPFVAGLAVAAAAYAGRYGIVAWQAFKARPPRPKFRKFYDGGFQSTMTRREAALILGVREGTPLDKVKEAHRRVMVANHPDAGGSHYLASKINEAKDMMLGKIKSGGSAF, encoded by the exons ATG GCTGTTCCATTTGTAGCTGGACTTGCAGTTGCAGCTGCTGCTTATGCTGGTAGGTATGGAATTGTAGCTTGGCAGGCATTCAAGGCAAGGCCACCAAGACCTAAATTTCGCAAATTTTATGATGGTGGTTTTCAGTCTACTATGACTAGGAGGGAAGCAGCTCTAATTCTTGGAGTCAG GGAAGGTACTCCACTAGACAAGGTTAAGGAAGCACATAGGAGGGTAATGGTAGCAAATCACCCAGATGCTGGTGGTAGCCATTATCTTGCGTCTAAAATTAATGAAGCAAAAGATATGATGCTTGGAAAAATCAAGAGTGGTGGCTCGGCATTTTGA
- the LOC126691783 gene encoding protein IQ-DOMAIN 2-like, which yields MGRKGNWFSSVKKALSPESKEKTGQKSNKSKKKWFGKQKHLGLESTSSETVTVPPLPQQEEVNLNNVENEQSEHAYSVAVATAVAAEAAGAAVAAAPVAAAHAAAEVVQLPTVTRFAGKSKEEVAAIKIQTAFRGYLARRALRALRGLVRLKSLMEGPVVKRQAAKTLRCMQTLARVQCQIRSRRVKMSEENQALQRQLLQKQAKELECLRIGEEWDDSIQSKEQIEAGLLSKHEATIRRERALAYAFSHQQTLKNSSKSVNPMFMDPSNPSWGWSWLERWMAARPWENRGLMEKELNNDHSSVKSASHSLIGGEISKSYARYQLNAENNSPTARQNPGHPSFQSPSTPSKSASSKVAKKVKAASPMGGWAPEDDSKSIVSLQSEQQFRRHSIAGSSVRDDESLASSPSVPSYMVPTKSARAKSRGQSPLGVEKNGTPEKGSSGPTKKRLSFPPSPAKPRRHSGPPKVDISLKSENNTSNGVAG from the exons ATGGGAAGGAAGGGAAATTGGTTTTCTTCTGTAAAGAAAGCTCTCAGCCCAGAGTCCAAGGAGAAGACAGGCCAG AAATCAaataaatcaaagaagaaaTGGTTTGGAAAGCAAAAACACTTGGGTTTAGAATCTACCTCTTCAGAAACTGTCACAGTCCCCCCTCTTCCTCAGCAAGAAGAGGTGAACTTAAACAATGTGGAGAATGAACAGAGCGAACATGCTTACTCTGTTGCGGTAGCCACTGCTGTGGCTGCTGAGGCTGCTGGGGCCGCTGTTGCTGCTGCTCCTGTTGCTGCTGCTCATGCAGCTGCCGAGGTTGTTCAACTCCCTACAGTTACTCGGTTTGCTGGCAAATCGAAGGAGGAAGTGGCAGCAATCAAGATTCAAACAGCATTTCGAGGATACCTG GCAAGAAGGGCATTGCGGGCATTAAGGGGGCTAGTCAGGCTAAAATCATTGATGGAAGGACCTGTTGTGAAACGCCAAGCTGCAAAAACCCTCAGATGTATGCAAACTCTAGCTCGTGTGCAATGTCAGATCCGTTCCAGGAGGGTCAAGATGTCAGAGGAGAATCAGGCTCTCCAGAGACAACTCCTACAGAAACAAGCAAAAGAGCTAGAGTGCTTGCGG ATTGGAGAGGAATGGGATGACAGCATACAGTCAAAGGAACAAATTGAAGCAGGTCTACTTAGCAAGCATGAGGCAACTATAAGGAGAGAAAGAGCACTGGCTTATGCTTTCTCTCATCAG CAAACCTTGAAGAATTCTTCAAAATCTGTAAACCCAATGTTTATGGATCCAAGCAATCCCTCCTGGGGTTGGAGCTGGTTGGAACGATGGATGGCAGCCCGCCCATGGGAAAATCGTGGTTTGATGGAGAAGGAATTGAACAATGACCACTCATCTGTAAAGAGCGCAAGCCACAGCCTTATTGGTGGAGAAATCAGTAAGTCTTATGCTCGCTACCAGCTCAATGCTGAGAATAATTCCCCAACAGCCAGACAAAACCCAGGCCATCCTAGCTTCCAGTCCCCTTCAACTCCTTCTAAGTCAGCTTCTTCAAAAGTAGCTAAAAAAGTGAAGGCAGCTAGCCCAATGGGTGGCTGGGCCCCGGAAGATGACTCGAAAAGCATAGTCAGTTTGCAGTCAGAGCAGCAGTTCCGAAGGCATAGTATTGCTGGGTCATCAGTGAGAGATGATGAGAGCCTGGCAAGCTCTCCATCAGTTCCAAGTTATATGGTGCCCACTAAGTCTGCAAGAGCTAAGTCCAGGGGGCAAAGTCCATTGGGGGTGGAGAAGAACGGGACGCCAGAAAAGGGGTCTTCAGGGCCTACAAAGAAACGGCTATCATTCCCACCCTCACCAGCCAAGCCAAGGCGGCATTCAGGTCCACCAAAGGTGGACATCAGTCTTAAATCAGAAAACAACACAAGCAATGGGGTGGCTGGTTGA
- the LOC126691778 gene encoding uncharacterized protein LOC126691778: protein MRYLRFISHIHKSLPQNPSPNFFHTTQNPNPNLLAPIQSKLPSFKSSSAQPPAPSEQVSAIVDDLSGLTLLEVSDLVEVLHDRLGITEMPPTMMVMMPGMVPGGLKGKGGGAAKKVEEKAEKTVLDVRLEGFDAAAKIKVIKEVRTSTDLGLKEAKDLVEKSPTLLKKGVTKEEAESIIAKMKEVGAKVSME from the coding sequence ATGAGGTATTTACGATTCATTTCACACATTCACAAATCTCTCCCCCAAAACCCTAGCCCCAATTTCTTCCACACAACtcaaaaccctaatcctaaCCTCTTAGCCCCAATCCAATCCAAGCTCCCATCTTTCAAATCCTCTTCTGCTCAGCCACCAGCTCCATCAGAGCAAGTCTCGGCGATCGTCGATGATCTCTCGGGTCTCACTCTCCTCGAGGTCTCGGACCTCGTCGAAGTTCTTCACGATAGATTGGGGATCACTGAGATGCCGCCGacgatgatggtgatgatgccAGGGATGGTCCCTGGAGGACTGAAGGGGAAGGGCGGTGGTGCGGCGAAGAAGGTGGAGGAGAAGGCGGAGAAGACTGTACTCGATGTGAGGCTCGAAGGGTTCGATGCCGCGGCCAAGATCAAGGTGATCAAGGAAGTGAGGACTTCTACTGATTTGGGGTTGAAGGAAGCTAAGGATTTGGTGGAGAAGTCGCCTACGCTTTTGAAGAAAGGCGTGACTAAGGAGGAGGCTGAGTCGATTATTGCTAAGATGAAGGAGGTTGGCGCTAAAGTTTCAATGGAATGA